The following are encoded together in the Miscanthus floridulus cultivar M001 unplaced genomic scaffold, ASM1932011v1 fs_871_2_3, whole genome shotgun sequence genome:
- the LOC136533372 gene encoding glycine-rich cell wall structural protein 1.0-like — protein sequence MARRFSSSSGLADRRAWAGGAAGAGHLRRVEASGGVGLLRWPAPPPSSSDGRGPGVRAGAGRAGLRGGGRGAAGRAAAGRERGGRAGWRWWPGTGRRGAARWWAAGARGSQARCGGPGGRRGAGQRRGKAAAASTVLWAGWALADFT from the coding sequence ATGGCGCGgaggttctcctcctcctcggggcTGGCCGACCGGCGGGCgtgggcgggcggcgcggccggggcggggcacctccggcgggttgaggcgagcggcggggtggggctcctccggtggcctgctcctcctccctcctcctctgaCGGCCGGGGGCCGGGGGTGCGGGCCGGCGCGGGGCGCGCGGGGCTGCGCGGTGGTGGGCGCGGGGCAGCCGGGCGCGCTGCGGCGGGCCGGGAGCGCGGCGGGCGCgcggggtggcggtggtggccggGCACGGGCCGGCGCGgggcggcgcggtggtgggcgGCGGGGGCGCGGGGCAGCCAGGCGCGCTGCGGCGGGCCGGGAGGGCGGCGGGGCGCGGGGCAGCGGCGGGGCAAAGCAGCGGCGGCGTCAACCGTTCTGTGGGCGGGGTGGGCTCTGGCCGATTTTACg
- the LOC136533373 gene encoding uncharacterized protein: MALPSSASSSARLRLLTVPALLLLLSSAALLVFLVLPSLSPSSASSSAVSSHLCACSPPATHTTTTVTTTTVTASPAPVTTSPADVSWLKAQLASNSLLLPAAGGAHDAWHRLRKGINPRTREQQLFDINRHHGISHYPDEEASNHTALPCPGELLVEEHHSNYGEPWAGGRDVFEFLANASALTPTEQVLEIGCGTLRVGLHFIRYLEAGRFHCLERDELSLMAALRYELPAQGLLYKRPMIVRGEDMDFSKFGDTVMYDLIYASAVFLHIPDKLVWTGLERLAGKLRPQRGRIFVSHNIKFCSRLGGDECTRRLSKLGLEYVGKHTHDSLLFNHYEIWFEFRRPKV, encoded by the exons ATGgcgctgccgtcgagcgcctcctCCTCGGCGCGGCTGCGGCTGCTCACCGTGCCGGCGCTGCTACTGCTGCTCTCTTCAGCCGCGCTGCTCGTCTTCCTCGTCCTCCCCTCGCTCTCCccctcctcggcctcctcctccgccgtctCCTCGCACCTCTGCGCCTGCTCGCCCCCCGCcacccacaccaccaccaccgtcaccaccaccaccgtcaccgCCTCCCCCGCGCCCGTCACCACCTCCCCTGCGGACGTCTCCTGGCTCAAGGCCCAGCTCGCGTCCAACTCcctcctcctccccgccgccGGCGGCGCCCACGACGCCTGGCACCGCCTGCGCAAGGGCATCAACCCCCGCACCCGCGAGCAGCAGCTCTTCGACATCAACAG GCACCATGGGATCTCTCACTACCCGGACGAAGAGGCAAGCAACCACACCGCGCTGCCGTGCCCCGGTGAGCTCCTTGTGGAAGAGCACCACAGCAACTACGGCGAACCCTGGGCTGGTGGCCGCGACGTCTTCGAGTTCCTTGCTAACGCCTCCGCGCTAACGCCCACGGAGCAGGTTCTTGAAATCGGATGTGGCACGCTTCGTGTCGGCCTGCATTTCATCCGGTATCTTGAGGCTGGGAGGTTCCACTGCCTGGAGCGGGACGAGCTGTCCCTCATGGCTGCCCTCCGGTACGAACTGCCGGCGCAGGGGCTGCTGTACAAGCGGCCGATGATTGTGAGAGGGGAGGATATGGATTTCAGCAAGTTTGGGGACACGGTTATGTATGATCTCATTTATGCGAGTGCCGTGTTCCTCCATATTCCAGATAAGCTTGTTTGGACTGGGCTTGAGAGGCTTGCGGGGAAGCTGAGGCCACAGAGAGGCCGGATTTTTGTGTCGCATAACATTAAGTTCTGCTCAAGGCTGGGAGGAGATGAGTGCACACGACGGCTTTCAAAATTGGGCCTTGAGTATGTGGGGAAGCACACTCATGATAGCTTGTTGTTTAACCACTACGAGATCTGGTTTGAATTCCGCAGGCCAAAGGTTTAG